Proteins found in one Syngnathus acus chromosome 9, fSynAcu1.2, whole genome shotgun sequence genomic segment:
- the LOC119127782 gene encoding junction-mediating and -regulatory protein-like yields MRIAVWFHYFAGMSFTMEDNFESGWVAVRPNAFEDKEKNKFVFIVAWNEVEGKFAITCHNRTAQRRSFGASSRDPPSEDGDKTRWAGSPVGDKVSRSPGLGAREAAVKGLKSKHPVSKLSPVRIKTVVNYVSSHVGSDTESQKEEQLPPVDSLDLEDVLNREDCSWAGLFSFQDLRAVHQQLCSVNSELEDCLPVFPEEPSGMWTVLFGPAEVSETEMDGLCSKLQLYLGHALDICGWKILSQVLFTENDDPDEYYESLSELRQCGYEEALLRESKHLQELLDKHRSMESMVDLLALYEEEDQAYGFLLEASTQLYQYLLQPFRDMRELAMLRRQQIKISMENDYLGPRRIYALQKEDSDWQRKAQEAVLIIQDFTVKYFETTARAQKGVYDRMKVDQRKFGKASWTVAMERMERMRYSVAKETLQLQRAREISLEQRKHTLREEMQSLCSGEDAMTLLDHMESRYYELQLQLYDIQAEILQCEELLLTAQLDSIRRQMTEHQNEVVYYDTFESADDITEEDTAEKEELQRLQVSARQLEARRGRITAKRSYLKSKREICVSNHVKKQLMRQSTQNESLSPQILLPKYEEEEDERKNSRVRQERQKTLDRLRTFKQRYPGQVILKSARLRAAHSRRRERGRIMQTDGEDGREERSALADAQGPLRLSISVQTDPSSALTTQPVTGLAAHSLPPLPVPSPADSFCSPCSLSSLLASPASPPPPPPPLPVLPIREQVSPSESLKAEAQSGERPYSPLGPFHPRFFDSSQLLSARKKLRKTPGFDDHSRRGSCPMDEVLASLKRGSFHLKKVDQRALPPAGQNDDDSNNILAQIRKGVKLRQVPPEERKGQEQTTASKDPLTRSIYEALRRIKEASPESDSEDDGLGGPDWES; encoded by the exons ATGCGCATAGCGGTGTGGTTTCATTACTTTGCAGGGATGTCATTCACAATGGAGGATAATTTTGAATCGGGCTGGGTTGCAGTTCGCCCAAATGCGTTCGAAGACAAGGAGAAGAACAAATTTGTCTTTATCGTAGCCTGGAACGAAGTGGAAGGCAAATTTGCCATAACGTGTCATAACCGGACTGCGCAAAGGAGAAGCTTTGGCGCCAGCAGCAGAGACCCTCCGTCTGAGGATGGAGACAAAACAAGATGGGCCGGAAGTCCCGTCGGGGACAAAGTGTCCAGGAGCCCTGGCTTAGGAGCCAGGGAGGCTGCGGTAAAGGGCCTTAAAAGCAAGCACCCAGTTTCCAAATTAAGCCCTGTCAGGATTAAAACTGTGGTCAACTATGTGTCATCTCACGTCGGTTCTGATACAGAGTCACAGAAAGAGGAGCAGTTGCCCCCTGTGGACTCTTTGGACCTGGAGGATGTTCTGAACCGGGAAGACTGCAGCTGGGCAGGCCTCTTTTCCTTCCAGGACCTCCGGGCGGTCCATCAGCAACTGTGTTCTGTCAATTCAGAACTGGAGGATTGCCTCCCCGTCTTTCCGGAAGAACCAAGCGGGATGTGGACGGTGCTGTTTGGACCGGCTGAGGTCTCCGAGACTGAGATGGATGGGCTGTGTTCCAAGTTGCAGCTCTACCTTGGCCATGCGCTTGATATATGCGGCTGGAAGATCCTCTCGCAGGTTCTATTCACAGAAAACGATGACCCGGACGAGTATTACGAGAGCCTGAGCGAGCTGAGGCAGTGTGGATACGAGGAGGCGCTTCTCCGTGAAAGTAAACACCTGCAAGAA CTTCTGGACAAACACAGAAGCATGGAAAGCATGGTTGACTTGTTGGCGCTTTATGAGGAGGAGGACCAGGCTTATGGATTTTTGCTGGAGGCCTCCACACAATTGTACCAGTATCTGCTGCAACCATTTCGAGACATGAGAGAGCTAGCCATGCTGCGCAGACAACAGATCAAG ATCTCTATGGAGAATGACTACCTGGGCCCGAGGCGTATTTACGCTCTCCAGAAGGAGGACTCTGATTGGCAGAGAAAAGCTCAAGAAGCTGTCCTTATTATCCAggattttacagtaaaatacTTTGAGACAACAGCGAGAGCACAGAAAG GAGTATATGATCGTATGAAGGTGGACCAGCGCAAGTTTGGTAAGGCCTCATGGACAGTGGCGATGGAGCGCATGGAGAGAATGCGCTACTCCGTCGCCAAGGAAACCCTGCAGCTCCAAAGAGCCCGGGAGATAAGCCTGGAGCAGAGGAAGCACACCCTTCGAGAGGAG ATGCAGAGCCTGTGTAGTGGTGAGGACGCGATGACCCTACTGGACCACATGGAGTCACGGTACTATGAGCTCCAGCTGCAACTGTATGACATCCAGGCTGAGATCCTTCAGTGTGAGGAGCTACTTCTCACTGCTCAGCTTGACAGCATTCGAAGACAGATGACAG AGCACCAGAATGAGGTGGTGTACTATGACACGTTTGAAAGCGCTGATGATATAACAGAGGAGGACACTGCTGAGAAGGAAGAACTGCAGAGGCTTCAGGTCAGCGCGCGGCAACTGGAAGCACGAAGGGGCCGCATCACTGCCAAGCGCTCCTATCTGAAGAGCAAGAGG GAGATCTGCGTATCGAACCACGTTAAGAAACAGCTGATGCGCCAAAGCACCCAGAATGAGTCCTTATCTCCGCAGATCTTACTG CCAAAAtacgaagaagaggaagatgagagAAAAAATAGCAGAGTCCGTCAAGAGAGACAGAAGACTCTTGATAGACTTCGCACCTTCAAGCAG CGCTACCCGGGTCAGGTGATCCTCAAGTCGGCGCGTTTGCGTGCGGCCCACAGCAGAAGGAGAGAGCGCGGCAGGATTATGCAAACGGACGGCGAGGATGGAAGGGAGGAGCGTTCCGCCCTTGCCGACGCACAAGGGCCGTTGCGCCTCAGCATCAGCGTGCAGACGGACCCCAGCTCGGCGCTCACCACCCAGCCTGTCACAGGCCTGGCAGCCCACTCGCTTCCTCCTTTGCCCGTGCCCAGCCCCGCAGATTCCTTCTGCTCTCCTTGCTCCCTGTCGTCACTGCTGGCGTCTCCGGCCTCACCTCCGCCTCCACCCCCTCCTCTGCCCGTCCTGCCAATACGAGAACAGGTGTCCCCCTCTGAGAGCCTGAAGGCTGAGGCGCAGTCAGGGGAGCGCCCTTACTCCCCGCTTGGCCCTTTCCATCCTCGCTTCTTTGACAGCAGCCAGCTGCTGAGCGCCCGCAAAAAGCTGAGGAAGACTCCTGGCTTCGACGACCACAGCAGACGAG GGAGCTGCCCCATGGACGAAGTCCTGGCCTCCCTGAAAAGAGGCAGTTTCCACCTGAAGAAGGTCGACCAGAGGGCCCTCCCCCCCGCTGGCCAGAATGACGACGACTCCAACAACATTTTAGCTCAGATTCGCAAAGGGGTCAAACTGAGGCAAGTCCCCCCTGAAGAAAGGAAAGGCCAGGAGCAGACCACCGCCTCCAAGGACCCTCTGACCAGGAGCATCTATGAGGCGCTTCGACGAATAAAGGAGGCCTCGCCGGAGTCGGACTCTGAGGATGATGGTCTGGGTGGGCCGGACTGGGAAAGCTAG
- the homer1b gene encoding homer protein homolog 1b isoform X2, whose translation MGEQPIYSTRAHVFQIDPNTKKNWLPTSKHAVTVSYFYDSTRNVYRIISLDGTKAIINSTISPNMTFTKTSQKFGQWADSRANTVYGLGFSTEHHLSKFAEKFAEYKEAARLAKEKSQEKMEMATSPSQESPAGDFSSPLTPVTPPMENINGTDEICDTTPNSDSRPEPSQNALAFAHSPAMTKHWEAELEALKGNNAKLTAALLESTANVKQWKQQLAAYQEEAERLHKRVTELECQSNQSPAIKSQKTELNQTIEELEATLRDKEEEMEKLKEELENMNDLMEQKDTLSQKLEETELRSRVLEQQLAGAEQRLEETQEEQENFRKSLRTLLELLDGKIFELTELRDTLARLIEEAS comes from the exons ATGGG GGAGCAGCCCATTTACAGCACGCGGGCCCACGTCTTCCAAATTGACCCCAACACCAAGAAGAACTGGCTGCCCACCAGCAAGCATGCCGTCACCGTGTCCTACTTTTACGACAGTACTCGCAATGTCTACCGCATCATCAGCCTGGATGGTACCAAG GCAATAATTAACAGCACCATCAGTCCCAACATGACGTTCACAAAGACCTCACAGAAGTTTGGCCAGTGGGCGGACAGTCGCGCTAACACTGTCTACGGCCTGGGATTCTCCACTGAACATCATCTGTCCAAG ttTGCAGAGAAGTTTGCAGAGTATAAAGAAGCAGCGCGGCTTGCTAAAGAGAAAAGCCAAGAGAAGATGGAAATGGCCACCTCGCCATCTCAG GAGTCTCCAGCTGGGGATTTTTCGTCACCTTTGACCCCTGTGACTCCACCCATGGAAAATATCAACGGCACAGATGAAATCTGTGACACGACCCCCAACTCAGACTCCAGACCAGAACCGTCACAAAACGCACTGGCCTTCGCTCATAG CCCGGCAATGACAAAACACTGGGAAGCCGAGTTGGAGGCACTAAAGGGGAACAATGCCAAGCTAACAGCGGCTCTGCTGGAGTCTACTGCCAACGTCAAACAGTGGAAACAACAACTGGCTGCCTACCAGGAGGAAGCCGAGAGACTACACAAACGA GTGACAGAGCTCGAATGCCAGAGCAACCAAAGCCCGGCCATCAAATCTCAGAAGACAGAACTCAACCAAACCATCGAGGAACTGGAGGCAACCCTGAGGGACAAAGAAGAG gaaatggaaaaactAAAAGAAGAATTGGAAAACATGAATGACCTCATGGAGCAGAAAGACACTCTCTCCCAGAAACTCGAG GAAACGGAGCTCCGCAGTCGGGTGCTGGAGCAGCAGCTGGCGGGGGCCGAGCAGCGGCTGGAGGAGACTCAGGAGGAACAGGAGAACTTCAGGAAGAGCCTGCGAAcgctgctggagctgctggacGGCAAGATCTTTGAGCTGACCGAGCTCAGAGACACCCTGGCCCGACTCATAGAGGAGGCCAGCTAA
- the homer1b gene encoding homer protein homolog 1b isoform X1, with amino-acid sequence MGDGELVFQLPGRSGSPADNRSFSGGVGFGETLVLRHKEVHNFFFVPFREQPIYSTRAHVFQIDPNTKKNWLPTSKHAVTVSYFYDSTRNVYRIISLDGTKAIINSTISPNMTFTKTSQKFGQWADSRANTVYGLGFSTEHHLSKFAEKFAEYKEAARLAKEKSQEKMEMATSPSQESPAGDFSSPLTPVTPPMENINGTDEICDTTPNSDSRPEPSQNALAFAHSPAMTKHWEAELEALKGNNAKLTAALLESTANVKQWKQQLAAYQEEAERLHKRVTELECQSNQSPAIKSQKTELNQTIEELEATLRDKEEEMEKLKEELENMNDLMEQKDTLSQKLEETELRSRVLEQQLAGAEQRLEETQEEQENFRKSLRTLLELLDGKIFELTELRDTLARLIEEAS; translated from the exons ATGGGGGATGGCGAGCTCGTTTTTCAGTTGCCCGGGAGGTCCGGCTCTCCGGCGGACAACAGGAGTTTCAGCGGCGGCGTTGGCTTCGGAGAGACTTTGGTACTGCGGCACAAAGAAgttcataacttttttttcgtCCCCTTCAGGGAGCAGCCCATTTACAGCACGCGGGCCCACGTCTTCCAAATTGACCCCAACACCAAGAAGAACTGGCTGCCCACCAGCAAGCATGCCGTCACCGTGTCCTACTTTTACGACAGTACTCGCAATGTCTACCGCATCATCAGCCTGGATGGTACCAAG GCAATAATTAACAGCACCATCAGTCCCAACATGACGTTCACAAAGACCTCACAGAAGTTTGGCCAGTGGGCGGACAGTCGCGCTAACACTGTCTACGGCCTGGGATTCTCCACTGAACATCATCTGTCCAAG ttTGCAGAGAAGTTTGCAGAGTATAAAGAAGCAGCGCGGCTTGCTAAAGAGAAAAGCCAAGAGAAGATGGAAATGGCCACCTCGCCATCTCAG GAGTCTCCAGCTGGGGATTTTTCGTCACCTTTGACCCCTGTGACTCCACCCATGGAAAATATCAACGGCACAGATGAAATCTGTGACACGACCCCCAACTCAGACTCCAGACCAGAACCGTCACAAAACGCACTGGCCTTCGCTCATAG CCCGGCAATGACAAAACACTGGGAAGCCGAGTTGGAGGCACTAAAGGGGAACAATGCCAAGCTAACAGCGGCTCTGCTGGAGTCTACTGCCAACGTCAAACAGTGGAAACAACAACTGGCTGCCTACCAGGAGGAAGCCGAGAGACTACACAAACGA GTGACAGAGCTCGAATGCCAGAGCAACCAAAGCCCGGCCATCAAATCTCAGAAGACAGAACTCAACCAAACCATCGAGGAACTGGAGGCAACCCTGAGGGACAAAGAAGAG gaaatggaaaaactAAAAGAAGAATTGGAAAACATGAATGACCTCATGGAGCAGAAAGACACTCTCTCCCAGAAACTCGAG GAAACGGAGCTCCGCAGTCGGGTGCTGGAGCAGCAGCTGGCGGGGGCCGAGCAGCGGCTGGAGGAGACTCAGGAGGAACAGGAGAACTTCAGGAAGAGCCTGCGAAcgctgctggagctgctggacGGCAAGATCTTTGAGCTGACCGAGCTCAGAGACACCCTGGCCCGACTCATAGAGGAGGCCAGCTAA
- the homer1b gene encoding homer protein homolog 1b isoform X3 — MGDGELVFQLPGRSGSPADNRSFSGGVGFGETLVLRHKEVHNFFFVPFREQPIYSTRAHVFQIDPNTKKNWLPTSKHAVTVSYFYDSTRNVYRIISLDGTKAIINSTISPNMTFTKTSQKFGQWADSRANTVYGLGFSTEHHLSKFAEKFAEYKEAARLAKEKSQEKMEMATSPSQESPAGDFSSPLTPVTPPMENINGTDEICDTTPNSDSRPEPSQNALAFAHREQFKTCRVCSF; from the exons ATGGGGGATGGCGAGCTCGTTTTTCAGTTGCCCGGGAGGTCCGGCTCTCCGGCGGACAACAGGAGTTTCAGCGGCGGCGTTGGCTTCGGAGAGACTTTGGTACTGCGGCACAAAGAAgttcataacttttttttcgtCCCCTTCAGGGAGCAGCCCATTTACAGCACGCGGGCCCACGTCTTCCAAATTGACCCCAACACCAAGAAGAACTGGCTGCCCACCAGCAAGCATGCCGTCACCGTGTCCTACTTTTACGACAGTACTCGCAATGTCTACCGCATCATCAGCCTGGATGGTACCAAG GCAATAATTAACAGCACCATCAGTCCCAACATGACGTTCACAAAGACCTCACAGAAGTTTGGCCAGTGGGCGGACAGTCGCGCTAACACTGTCTACGGCCTGGGATTCTCCACTGAACATCATCTGTCCAAG ttTGCAGAGAAGTTTGCAGAGTATAAAGAAGCAGCGCGGCTTGCTAAAGAGAAAAGCCAAGAGAAGATGGAAATGGCCACCTCGCCATCTCAG GAGTCTCCAGCTGGGGATTTTTCGTCACCTTTGACCCCTGTGACTCCACCCATGGAAAATATCAACGGCACAGATGAAATCTGTGACACGACCCCCAACTCAGACTCCAGACCAGAACCGTCACAAAACGCACTGGCCTTCGCTCATAG GGAGCAGTTTAAGACTTGTCGGGTCTGCTCTTTCTGA